One Candidatus Bathyarchaeota archaeon genomic window, CGGAAACCCTAAAAATTTGGCTTTCGCCCTGAAAACCTTGTTTTTAGAGAAAAACCTTGCAAAATGCGAAGAATGTGAAACATGCAGTGGTTATTGCACAGTCGCATCATCCTTTGAAGGAGTTGAAACATTGTCTTCGAAGGGAAGAGTCATTGTAATCAGAGGTCTTCAAAATAAAGAACTCCCCGTCTCTAGAAAGGTGGTTGACATACTGTACACATGCACTGAATGTGGTTTATGCTTTGCCCAATGCTTTGAAGATCTTGAGGTTAATGAAGCCATACTGGCCACTCGACATCAAATCGCCGAAAAAGGACTGGTTCCAGAGGTTTTCCGCGAAGCGGCGGAAAACATCATAGAAGTTGGGGACCCTGGAGCGGTTCCTGTTAAGCGTCGCCTTTCATGGATGCAAGACGTCGCCTTTCAACCTTTGTCTAGAAAAACTGAAGTTCTATATTGGGTTGGATGTATGGTGGCAGACAGAACCCCAAAAACGGCTGGGGCCTTTTTGAAAATTCTAAACCACGCAAATGTGAGTTTCACAATGCTTAGGGAAAGGGAGGGCTGCTGTGGATATGTCCTATTGTCAACAGGGCTTTGGGATGAGGCGAAGAAAATTGCTGAAGAGGTATTCTCAAAAGTAGAAAAAACTGGAGTTAATACCCTTGTTACGCCTTGTGCAGGTTGCTACTACACCTTTACGAAGCTTTATCCAGAAATCTTGGGAGTCTCACTTCCATGTGAAATTCTCCATTCATCACACTTCATTGAAAAATTAATCAAAAGCGCAAGGCTGGAGCTGAAAGGTTTAGATCTTAGGGTCAGCTATCACGATCCTTGCTCTTTAGGTAGGCACAGCGGAGTTTTTGATGCTCCACGTAATGCCTTGAAGGCAATACCGGGTCTGACACTTAGCGAAATGCCACTGAATAGACAATTTGCAAGATGCTGTGGTGGTGGCGGAGGTTTGTGGTCTTTCAACCATCAGGTTAGCATGAACTCAGCCTATTTGAGGCTGAAGGATTTGCAGCCGCTAAAAATTGATGTGTTAACAACGACGTGTCCTCTTTGTCAAATCAATTTTCGTTACACCTCTGTTAGAAGGTCTATTCCCATAAAAGTATGTGACGTAACTGAAATAGTAGCATTGTCATGTGACCTTTAATGATAAGCGTCTAAAAACATCAGATAGCATACATGCAAGCACCTGACACACTATTTTAGGGTTAGCAAACCGCTAAAAGTTTCACTTGCTCATATGGCATATTCAAGTAAATATGGAGAAAAGCTTCTTTCCTCGTGACAAAAACACCACCTATTTTCACCCAAACCAGCCAGCATGCATGCAAATCTCGCAATCTGTTTTCACACCCAGATTGTTTTTCAGCGAGTGTCTTTGCTTATCCTGCGTTAAATGAAAAATAAACTTATTTATGATTCAGATGTTATTGGAATGACGGTTATAATGGTAAGTATTAGTTTAAAAGAACATCTTAAAGCGATTGACACTGAATTGGCTTCTTTAATTCTTACGATAAGTAAGACTGCAGTCGGAATAAAAGAGAGATTACCATACATGAGGGGTATCGCGGAGACTCAAAATATATATGGTGAATTGCAATCGGCTTTGGATTTATGGACAGATCAACTATTTATCGAGGAATTTAGGAAACTAGGTTCAGTAAACAAAGTTGCATCAGAAGAACAAAAAAATCTTGCAAGACTTAATGACAATGGAAGATTCTTCGTAACATCAGACCCATTAGACGGTTCTTCAAATCTTCCTAGTAATAATTTAGTTGCAACAATAGTTGGTGTATATGAAAAAGATTTTTACACAGAAGGAAAAAATCAAGTTGCTGCATTGTATATCTTGTACGGTCCTGTACTAAGTTTAGTTTATACAGTCGGCGAAGGTGTTCTTGAATTTTTGTACAAACCTTCAAAAAAAGAATTTATTCTAGAAAATGAAAACAAAAGACTTCCAGAAAAGGGAAAATTATGTGGTTTTGGTGGTTCAAGAAAAGCTTGGCTCCCACCATTCAGAAAATTTGCTGAAGAGTTAGAAGAAGAAGGTTTGAAAGTAAGATACAGCGGAGCATTTGCAGCAGACATTAATCAAATACTTCATTATGGTGGGATTTTCGCTTATCCCGCGTTAAAAGAAAAGCTATATGGAAAAGGAAAGTTGAGATTGTTGTTCGAGGCCAACCCGATATCATTTATGATGGAACAAGCTGGGGGCGCTTCAAGCAATGGTAAACGTTCAATACTTGAAGTTAAGCCAACAAGTCTAGATCAAAGAATTCCAATCTATGTTGGTAATGAAAACTTGATCAAAAGATTAGAACGAGCACTTAAAGGATAGACTTTCATAATTCAACATAAATGCGTGCGCAACTGAGTTAAATTTTTAGTTAGGGTAGAAAATGGAAATTTTTGACTTTTAAATGAATTTCGGTTTGTAATGTTGAGCCATTCCTTTGGACCAGAATGCT contains:
- a CDS encoding (Fe-S)-binding protein encodes the protein MDTQKIVKHLKQIVKPEQILTDPEDLYVYSFEKIFEEQNPVPDMVVKTPSSEEAQKILELAGKGCFTVVKRGEMISRQRVEKPLLLLDDVPTPELKMISSKKGEIIEILKEIRESGYGNPKNLAFALKTLFLEKNLAKCEECETCSGYCTVASSFEGVETLSSKGRVIVIRGLQNKELPVSRKVVDILYTCTECGLCFAQCFEDLEVNEAILATRHQIAEKGLVPEVFREAAENIIEVGDPGAVPVKRRLSWMQDVAFQPLSRKTEVLYWVGCMVADRTPKTAGAFLKILNHANVSFTMLREREGCCGYVLLSTGLWDEAKKIAEEVFSKVEKTGVNTLVTPCAGCYYTFTKLYPEILGVSLPCEILHSSHFIEKLIKSARLELKGLDLRVSYHDPCSLGRHSGVFDAPRNALKAIPGLTLSEMPLNRQFARCCGGGGGLWSFNHQVSMNSAYLRLKDLQPLKIDVLTTTCPLCQINFRYTSVRRSIPIKVCDVTEIVALSCDL
- a CDS encoding fructose-1,6-bisphosphatase, yielding MKNKLIYDSDVIGMTVIMVSISLKEHLKAIDTELASLILTISKTAVGIKERLPYMRGIAETQNIYGELQSALDLWTDQLFIEEFRKLGSVNKVASEEQKNLARLNDNGRFFVTSDPLDGSSNLPSNNLVATIVGVYEKDFYTEGKNQVAALYILYGPVLSLVYTVGEGVLEFLYKPSKKEFILENENKRLPEKGKLCGFGGSRKAWLPPFRKFAEELEEEGLKVRYSGAFAADINQILHYGGIFAYPALKEKLYGKGKLRLLFEANPISFMMEQAGGASSNGKRSILEVKPTSLDQRIPIYVGNENLIKRLERALKG